A window of Heptranchias perlo isolate sHepPer1 chromosome 27, sHepPer1.hap1, whole genome shotgun sequence contains these coding sequences:
- the sars1 gene encoding serine--tRNA ligase, cytoplasmic has protein sequence MVLDLDLFRKDKGGDPEKVRENQVNRFKDVSLVDKLVEADSEWRKCRFRADNLNKLKNLCSKTIGEKMKKKEPVGEGDALPQSTQNLDDLNTEILSALTVTQIKKIRVLVDEAIGKCDTERLKVEGQRLDSLREIGNILHPSVPISNDEDADNKVERTWGDCTTMKKYSHVDLVVMVDGFEGEKAAVVAGSRGYFLKGPLVFLEQALIQHALRGLCSQGYTPLYTPFFMRKEVMQEVAQLSQFDEELYKVVGKGSEKSDDSSIDEKYLIATSEQPIAAFHRDEWLKPEDLPIKYAGFSTCFRQEVGSHGRDTRGIFRVHQFEKIEQFVFASPHDDKSWDVFEEMIETAEEFYQSLGIPYRIVNIVSGALNHAASKKLDLEAWFPGSAAFRELVSCSNCTDYQARRLRIRYGQTKKMMDKAEFVHMLNATMCATTRVMCAILENYQTEDGIVVPEKLRQYMPPGLNELIKFVKPAPIDQEPSKKQKKQQEGNKKKHVFSDTSLENKVQNMSVNN, from the exons GTCGGTTCCGTGCAGACAACTTAAACAAACTGAAAAACCTTTGCAGTAAAACAATTGGAGAAAAAATGAAG AAAAAGGAGCCTGTCGGTGAAGGTGATGCTCTACCACAAAGTACGCAGAACCTGGATGACCTCAACACTGAAATTTTAAGT GCTTTAACTGTAACTCAGATCAAGAAAATACGGGTTCTCGTTGACGAAGCTATTGGAAAATGTGACACAGAACGTCTGAAAGTGGAAGGACAGAGATTGGACAGTTTGAGAGAAATTGGTAATATTCtgcatccctctgtacccatcagCAATGATGAG GATGCAGACAATAAAGTGGAGCGAACGTGGGGAGACTGTACAACCATGAAGAAGTACTCCCATGTTGACCTAGTGGTAATGGTTGATGGTTTTGAAGGAGAAAAAGCGGCTGTAGTAGCAGGGAGCCGAGGGTATTTCTTGAAG GGTCCCTTGGTATTTCTAGAACAAGCTCTGATCCAACATGCTCTGCGGGGTCTGTGCAGCCAAGGCTATACTCCACTTTATACGCCGTTCTTTATGAGGAAAGAAGTGATGCAAGAAGTGGCCCAGCTTAGTCAGTTTGATGAAGAACTCTACAAG GTTGTTGGCAAAGGCAGCGAGAAATCAGATGACAGTTCAATCGATGAGAAATACCTGATTGCTACTTCTGAGCAGCCAATAGCAGCTTTTCACAGAGATGAATGGTTAAAGCCTGAGGATCTTCCTATTAAATATGCTGGATTTTCCACCTGCTTCCGTCAGGAGGTTGGCTCACATGGCCGTGATACAAGGGGCATCTTCCGTGTTCACCAATTTGAGAAG ATCGAACAGTTTGTTTTTGCTTCCCCTCATGATGATAAGTCGTGGGATGTGTTTGAGGAAATGATTGAAACTGCTGAAGAGTTCTACCAGTCTTTGGGCATTCCTTACCGCATTGTAAATATTGTATCAG GTGCATTGAATCATGCTGCAAGTAAAAAGCTGGATTTGGAAGCCTGGTTTCCTGGCTCTGCTGCCTTCCGGGAGTTGGTGTCTTGTTCTAACTGCACAGATTACCAAGCACGTAGGCTGCGAATCAGATATGGGCAAACCAAAAAAATGATGGACAAA GCTGAGTTTGTGCACATGTTAAATGCTACAATGTGTGCAACGACTCGTGTCATGTGTGCTATTTTGGAGAATTACCAGACTGAAGATGGTATAGTGGTGCCTGAAAAACTCAGACAGTACATGCCACCAG GTTTGAACGAGCTGATCAAATTTGTTAAGCCTGCACCAATTGACCAGGAACCATCTAAAAAACAGAAGAAGCAGCAAGAAGGAAACAAGAAGAAACACGTATTCTCCGATACCAGTTTGGAAAATAAAGTACAGAACATGTCTGTCAACAATTAA